In Micropterus dolomieu isolate WLL.071019.BEF.003 ecotype Adirondacks linkage group LG17, ASM2129224v1, whole genome shotgun sequence, one genomic interval encodes:
- the LOC123985994 gene encoding myb/SANT-like DNA-binding domain-containing protein 3: MDKGKRQRSKNFSDFERTLLKQIVSNYPIIENKQHDSATENKKKNAWTSICNEFNSNEKVSNRTLQQLQILWKNLKMNLKKTNAVARRERFKTGGGPPERPETDDLGDLLTSIIDNQQPLEDDHQSLEVLRQDESQPTTAAAAWREDGVTNSGQMRRTKRLTMYEKLSMEFHEHKVKYLKDEHEIKMKILHVDLAMKEEERNMKQQQCQCSTETSTSSGSRYLNL, encoded by the exons ATGGACAAAGGTAAAAGACAACGTTCAAAGAATTTCAGTGATTTTGAAAGGACCCTTTTGAAGCAAATTGTGTCAAACTACCCAATTATTGAGAACAAACAGCATGAttcagcaacagaaaacaagaaaaagaatgCTTGGACTTCAATTTGCAATGAATTTAACTCGAATGAAAAAGTAAGCAACAGGACACTTCAACAACTTCAG ATCCTgtggaaaaatttaaaaatgaacttaAAGAAGACAAATGCTGTTGCACGTAGGGAGCGTTTCAAGACTGGTGGTGGACCCCCAGAAAGACCAGAGACCGATGACCTAGGAGACTTGTTGACTTCAATCATTGATAACCAGCAGCCCCTGGAAG ATGATCACCAGAGTTTGGAGGTCCTGAGACAGGATGAAAGTCAGCCCACtacagctgcagcagcctggAGGGAAGATGGTGTCACAAATTCTGGCCAGATGAGAAGGACCAAGAGGCTGACCATGTACGAGAAACTGTCCATGGAATTCCATGAGCACAaagtaaagtatttaaaagatgaacatgaaataaagatgaaaatacTTCATGTTGATTTAGCCatgaaggaggaagagagaaacatgaagcagcagcagtgccaATGTTCTACTGAAACCAGCACCAGTTCAGGGTCGCGATATCTCaatttgtga